One segment of Spiroplasma kunkelii CR2-3x DNA contains the following:
- a CDS encoding tRNA-dihydrouridine synthase, whose amino-acid sequence MLARGAQGNPWVFKQIQHFLDTGEKIEQPLLDEWRNIIFRHAELLFNLKEERIAASEMRKNLAFYFKGKTGATNYKILATQINTIFELKMLVNEYIAYYNSNISVVK is encoded by the coding sequence ATGTTAGCACGAGGAGCACAAGGTAATCCATGAGTATTTAAACAGATTCAACATTTTTTAGATACTGGTGAAAAAATTGAGCAACCACTATTAGATGAATGGCGGAATATTATTTTCCGCCATGCAGAATTATTATTTAATTTAAAGGAAGAACGAATTGCAGCGAGTGAAATGCGGAAAAATTTAGCCTTTTATTTTAAAGGAAAGACAGGAGCTACTAATTATAAAATTCTGGCAACGCAAATAAATACAATATTTGAGTTAAAAATGCTTGTTAATGAATATATTGCCTATTATAATAGTAATATTAGTGTTGTTAAATAG